The sequence AGGTGTCAGGCACAGAACCGAACTGGTACCTGAGTCTTGAAGCAACGATGTCGCGACATCTGACCAACAGTTCCAATTCCCGCGACCTGACACCTAACACCTAGCACCTAAGACCTGAACCTTGATGCTCTCTGACGCTTTCATTCTTCGTCACATCGATCGCCAGTCTAAGAAGATGGCGACGTACAAACAATTGCTGCGCGAACTCGGCGTGAAGGGTGACGAACGCCGGGAGTTGGCCGACCGGCTTCGCATTCTGGTAAAGAGAGGCGCACTTCTGGAGATCGATTCGGGCCGCTACTCCCTGCCGAAGGCTTCTCCGACCACCAATCGCAACATGTTCGTGGGACGTCTGAGCATGCATCGCGATGGTTTTGGTTTCGTCATTCCGGAAGCGGCCACGCTCGATCCCAGTTTGAAATCTCGTCTCAGTGGCGATGTGTTCATTCCTCCGAATGCCGCCGGATCGTCAATGCACGGCGACCGGGTATTAGTCGAGATCACGGCTTTTCGTCCCGAGGGACGGGCCGAGGGGCGTGTCGTTCGCTCCGTGGTGCGCGCGCATCCGACGCTGGTGGGAGTGTTTCACTACGGAAATCGCGGCAACTACGTTACCCCGCTGGATGGAAAAGTTGGGCAGCAGATCGTGATTCCACCGCGGATGGAAAAACCTCAAACGGCAACCACGGGGGCCACGGAGGACACGGGGAAAAGCGCACAGGGGAAGGCGAAACCAGTAGCGCAACATCGTGTGGTGGGCAAAGAGGCCGCGCAGCATGCGGACTGGCGGGATCTCGAGGGAGTGATCGTCGATGTCGAGATTACGGAGTGGCCCTCGGCGACGCAGAATCCGCGCGGACGCGTGATCGAGATCCTCGGAGAAGAAAATGATTTCGGCGTCGATGTCGAGATCATGATCCGAAAATTTCATCTGCCACACCGTTTTCCTCCGGCAGTGATTGAAGAGGCGCAGGCGATCAGTCCGGTGATTCCCGAAGCGGAGCTGAAGCGGCGTCGCGACTATCGCGACCTGCCGATCGTGACGATCGACGGCGAAACTGCCCGCGACTTTGACGACGCCGTTCATGTCCGCCTCCTCGAAAACGGCAACTATGAACTGCAAGTTCACATCGCGGACGTCGCACAGTACGTCACGCCCGATGCGCCGCTCGATCAAGAAGCCCGCCTGCGAGGTACCAGCGTTTATTTTCCTGACCGTGCCGTACCGATGTTGCCGCTCGAACTCTCGACTGACATTTGCAGCCTGCGACCGCAAGTCGACCGGCTGGTCTTGTCCTGCACGATGGAAATGGATCATCAAGGCGAAGTGCTGGGTTACGAGGTCAACGAAGGAGTGATCCGCTCCGTTGAACGCATGACGTACACGGCAGTGAATGCGGTGATCGAAGGTGATGCGGCTACGCGAGAACGTTATGCGCCGCTGGTCGAGAATTTCGAACGGATGCGTGACCTCGCGATGATCCTGAACCGGAAGCGGCAGCGTCGCGGATCCATCGACTTCGATCTGCCCGAAGCGGTTATCGAATTCGACGAACATGGATTGATGAAGAGCATCACGCGTTCGGAGCGGAACATCGCGCACCGGCTCATCGAAGAATTCATGCTCTCTGCCAATGAAAGCGTCGCGCACTATCTCGAAAATAAACGCATTGCATCGCTTTACCGCATCCACGACAAGCCGGATGCCAAGCGGGTCTATGACTTTGAGGTGATTGCGTCCACGTTTGGATACTCGTTAGGCGTAGGCGCTCTGCCGATTCATCGCGTGCAGATGAAGACCGACCGCCGTTCCGCCCATGGCACCGGAAAGGGCGCGCGCGAAATTGAGGTGCCAAAGGAAGTCCACATCACGCCGCGCATGTATCAGAAGCTGTCCGCCAAAATCGCTGGTACGCCGGAGGAACGCATTCTCAGCTTTCTCATGCTTCGCTCGCTGAAGCAGGCGCGGTATTCGGAGGAGAATCACGGACACTTCGCCTTGGCGGCTCCGACCTATACGCATTTCACGTCGCCGATCCGGCGCTATCCGGACCTGATCGTGCACCGTATTTTGAAAGACGTCCTGCGCGAGTCTGCCGAAAAAATGGATGGAGACGTGCCGGTTGGTGTTGCCACGGGAACGCACGAATTTAGTCGTGGCGGGGATCATACAAAAAAGCGTGAGCCTTCAGCCCCCGACAATTCGCGGGCGGGGGCGCCCGCGCCACAGCAACCTTCTCCGTGGTCAAAGCGGCGAGATCATGCTGCTCATCAAGCGGAACTGGAGCCACTCGGCGGGCCGATTGCGATCGAAGAACTGCATAGTATCGCGGAAGAATCGAGCACCACCGAGCGTCGCGCCGATGAAGCGGAACGGGAACTGATGGAGTGGAAGAAAGTAAAGTTCATGGAGTCCCGCGTTGGCGAGGACTTCGACGGCCTCATTATCAGCGTCACCAAGTACGGCTTCTTCGTGGAACTCACTGACCTTTTTGTGGAGGGGCTCGTCCCGCTGGATTCTCTGGCTGACGACCGTTACACTTTTCACGAAAATACCCGCCAGATTATCGGACAACGCAGCCGCAGGACGTACAGCATGGGCGACCGGGTACGAGTCCTGCTGGATCGAATCGATCCGGTGGAAAAGAAACTGCAGTTTGCGGTGTTCGAGGAGCTGCGTCCGCCATCGCGCCGGCGAAAGTGAAAAGGGACGATACGAAGTTGCAGGCAGAGAGGGCGTCCATCCCGCCAACCTGTCACTCTAATTTGTGATGGAAATCACGCAATACTGTGTGAAATAACCCATTTCACCTGTTTCTGAAGCTGATTGCAATGCTTCTACATACCTACCTGCTGCCTGAAACTCTTTTATTTAGTTCGGGTTACATCAGATTCGCCCTGGTTCTAGAAGGATGGCCTCCGGTTTGCCGTTACATAGGTGTAAGGTGGCGCGAATGGGCCACCGAAAGGGGAGGAATCTTCATGGCGGCGACATTGGCTGGGGTGGCTCCGGTTTCACTGACAGACTTCCATCGGGCGGTTCATGCGCATGCCATTACCCCCTACGGTTTGACCGTTGCGGACAATTGCGTGAGCAGCGCACTGCGCGCTCAGCATTCGTCGTCTGTGCTCTCCCAAGCCACGCTGGAAGGTCTAGACCGCATCGCCCATCCGACCACCCACCCGGCGGAATCGGTGATTCTCGTGGAAGGCCAGACACCGCGCGGAGTTTTTGTCCTGTGCCAGGGCCGCGTGAAGTTGATGAGCACCAACCGCGACGGCAAGACTTTCATCATGAAGATTGCCCAGCCCGGAGAAATCCTGGGACTGCACGCCGTGGTCACCGGCGGCACGCAGGAACTGACAGTGGAAACTCTGCAACCCTGCCAACTGGCGTTTATCAGCCGTGCCGATTTTCTTCTGTTCATCAAGCAGCATGGCGACGCCTGCCTGCATATCGCCGAG is a genomic window of Acidobacteriota bacterium containing:
- a CDS encoding VacB/RNase II family 3'-5' exoribonuclease; this encodes MLSDAFILRHIDRQSKKMATYKQLLRELGVKGDERRELADRLRILVKRGALLEIDSGRYSLPKASPTTNRNMFVGRLSMHRDGFGFVIPEAATLDPSLKSRLSGDVFIPPNAAGSSMHGDRVLVEITAFRPEGRAEGRVVRSVVRAHPTLVGVFHYGNRGNYVTPLDGKVGQQIVIPPRMEKPQTATTGATEDTGKSAQGKAKPVAQHRVVGKEAAQHADWRDLEGVIVDVEITEWPSATQNPRGRVIEILGEENDFGVDVEIMIRKFHLPHRFPPAVIEEAQAISPVIPEAELKRRRDYRDLPIVTIDGETARDFDDAVHVRLLENGNYELQVHIADVAQYVTPDAPLDQEARLRGTSVYFPDRAVPMLPLELSTDICSLRPQVDRLVLSCTMEMDHQGEVLGYEVNEGVIRSVERMTYTAVNAVIEGDAATRERYAPLVENFERMRDLAMILNRKRQRRGSIDFDLPEAVIEFDEHGLMKSITRSERNIAHRLIEEFMLSANESVAHYLENKRIASLYRIHDKPDAKRVYDFEVIASTFGYSLGVGALPIHRVQMKTDRRSAHGTGKGAREIEVPKEVHITPRMYQKLSAKIAGTPEERILSFLMLRSLKQARYSEENHGHFALAAPTYTHFTSPIRRYPDLIVHRILKDVLRESAEKMDGDVPVGVATGTHEFSRGGDHTKKREPSAPDNSRAGAPAPQQPSPWSKRRDHAAHQAELEPLGGPIAIEELHSIAEESSTTERRADEAERELMEWKKVKFMESRVGEDFDGLIISVTKYGFFVELTDLFVEGLVPLDSLADDRYTFHENTRQIIGQRSRRTYSMGDRVRVLLDRIDPVEKKLQFAVFEELRPPSRRRK
- a CDS encoding Crp/Fnr family transcriptional regulator codes for the protein MAATLAGVAPVSLTDFHRAVHAHAITPYGLTVADNCVSSALRAQHSSSVLSQATLEGLDRIAHPTTHPAESVILVEGQTPRGVFVLCQGRVKLMSTNRDGKTFIMKIAQPGEILGLHAVVTGGTQELTVETLQPCQLAFISRADFLLFIKQHGDACLHIAEQLSSDCHSAYEVIRSIGLSQSVKEKLARLLLHWSEDGHMNEGTMRLTLALTHEEVAQLIGTSRETVTRILGELKRQRVVELKGATLLIKNMAALERLAQA